DNA sequence from the Patagioenas fasciata isolate bPatFas1 chromosome 19, bPatFas1.hap1, whole genome shotgun sequence genome:
AGGGGAGGCTGCCAGCTCCGTGCCGGCGGAGCGGGAGGGCTGGTGGCTGTCCCTCCGTCCCTTGCTCAGTGGATGTGAAGCTGGAGATCCCGATGgatcaccgctcctggcaagtcTCACCCGCCTTTGTGGGATCTCAAGGTAGCCAGGGCGGCGAGCTTGTgcgtgggtgctgggggacatggggctgagCCGGTATGAGGTGGGAGTGTCACCTGTGTCCCTAGTGGGGACGTCCCCAAGTGCTTTGGCAGAGGATTTGTgccccgagcgctctccccgcggGGTGTCCTCTGTCCTGAGCAAGGTCAGGGTGGCGCAGCCCCTGCTGTGTGCCTGGTGGTGTCCGACATCGCGGTGACACCTGCTCAAGGCTGTTggtcccccctccctgcctggggaTGGCCTTGCTGCCCAGCCGCGGGGCTGAAACATGTCCCCATCTCAATGACACAGGGGTGAGGGGCAGAGGGCATTTCCTGAGCCACAAAGGGCCGGTGGCTGATGTGCTGGGATGGCAGCTGTGCTGTCATCGATCCCATGAGTGTGCAGTGGGGCAGGGACGGGAGCTCAGgcccctgtgtccctgtgggaCCTGGGGACGGGGTCAGCACCTGTTCTGGGGTGAGCACCCATTTTGGAGTGGAGGAGCTCCCTGCTGAGCGGGGGGGCTGTGTTGCCACCAGGTCACATTCCTCTCGGTGTGGCCTTGCGGGTGGCACTGGGACAAAGCTGGGGCTCAGGTCCTGGGCAGCTGGGATGGGGCTGTGATGCTGGTGTCCCTGTGGTCACGTCCCTGAATGACACGTGTCAAGGTGCTCGGTGGTGCTGTGGTCCTGCCCGAGCTGCAGCAGCACCCTGGCTCAATGTGTGCTGCGGACAAGGGGctgccccatggggacagggggctgctgctcctcccctccctgccaagcccatgtctgtctgtcctgctggccagcagtgctggggacatggagCCAGTGGTGCTGGCTGGGCGAGTGCgtcactgggggacatggggatgggcacAGAGGCTGTTTCTGGGTGGCAGCTGCCTGTTTGAATATATGTCAcgttctggctttaattacagtaATTGGCTGTCAGAGGGCCTTGCTGGCGCCTGCTCTTGCTCCAAGGGGGAGCGTGAGCACGTGGAGGAGTCCCTGTCATTTGTCCCCAGCCCTGAAGCGTGTCCCCATGTGCCTGCAGGGACATGGCCCATGCcatttgcacacacacacgtggTGCACGCCTGTCTCCAACCCCACGTAATTTGGTGGTTACAGCAGCTGGCTGGGAGGTGAAAACCACGCTCAGCCTCGGGCAGAGGCCGGGGATGCTCCAGATCCCCGTGGATTAAAGGGAGCCCCTGACCACAAGGCTCTGGCCCTGGGGTGGGCACGCTGGTATGCCGGCAATGTGGGCGCTCCagcaggacagacggacagacagattGTCCCAGCCTGGCTCCTCTGGCACAGGTCAGGACCCTGGCTTGTCCCCGCGGGTGAGGGTCTGCCATGAGACCCGGGTGTCTCCGAGCACCCTGCCCACTCCTACCGCGCTGGGCACCAGCGTCCCCAGCCCAGGTGCTGTTGGCATCGTCACAGCACCACGGGCAGGAACCACCCGGTTCTCCCCCCGTGTTAGGGCGCGatgcccagggacaccccagtgtGGGCAGTGGTAGCCATACAATTAGCACAAGCGATTGGATCGTATCGGTAACTACAGTGCTTGGGAAAACCAAGATAGTCTATGGCCCTGTTATCTTTTCCAGAGGCCTGCGATTAAGCCGGGCTGGGAGAACAGTgcactgtctgtctgtccgtccttaTGGTCTGTCTGGCCTCGTGCTGCACTTGTGTGGGTGCTGGAGGGACTTTGGAGGGAGTGAGGAggggatatgtgtgtgtgtgggcttTTAGAGTGAAGGAGAGGTTGAGCAGTGCCCAAAGCTTCGGCATCAGTTTTGGCATTGGAATCAGCATTGGTATTTGTGTCAGCATTGATATTGGTATTGGCATTGGCATCGGCATTGGAATTGGTATTGGCATTGGAAGTGGCATGGGCATGGGTATTGGAATTGGCATTGATATTGATATTGGAATTGGCATCGGTATTGGCATCAGTATTGACACTGGAGCTGGCATCGGTATTGGTATCAGCACAGCTTGGCTGCTGGCATGGTCAGATGTGCCAGAATTCTGCCAGCACGACATGgccccctgtccctgctgccctgcCCGTGCTTGGCACCCCGGTCCCCACTGGGGCACCTCGAGGGtcacctctgccccccagcctgtGACCCACCGAGCCCAACCAcagcgcaggcagcgcaggcagcgcaggcagcgggGCGGCAGGGACTGGGCTGCCGTGTGAGCGCCGGCTCGGCGGTGGAGCACAAGGTGGGGTGGGTTCCGGGATCTGCCCCCCCCTCGCCCGGGGCAGCACCGTCTCTCCTCCGCGGGGAGCCGGCAGCCGCTCCAACCAGTTTGTGGGTCTGGGTGGTGACACCTCCCGCCCCAGGCCTGGCGGAGGGCTGGGGAGCACGGGTACGGCCGCAAAGGAACAAACAAGAGTCGGTTTTGTCCTGCTGGGCATGGCGCCTGCCGGTGGGGCAAGGCCAACGCACTGCTCCCCGGCACGGGGCTGCGGGAGCCAGGAGCTGGAGCGCTGCGGGAAAAGCCGCCCTGTGAGCTGGGAGGAAATTGAGGCACAAAAGCACAGAGGGACTACATGTGGGTGATGGAGCAGGAGGTACTGGCAGCAATGACAGAGACATCCCAATGTCTGGACACCGACTCTTCCCcttcagcatcccaggctgagccCCAGCACTGGCCTTGGCATCTGTCACCTGCCCGCGGGCAGCGGTGGGACACGCTCCCGCACCTGGGTGGCCTCATCCCCGTCCCCTGCGCCCTCCTCCGCAACAGCAGCCGGGATATTCAGTGTCAGTGCTGCAGGGAGAAATACAAGTGGAGGAATCCCGGGAAACTGGTTTTACCCCTCCGTCCGGTGCCGGCGGCAGGACGGCGGCGGTGGCTGCGCTCCTCCCTCGGCGAAGGCATATAACGCCCGCCATGGTCCTGGCGAGCGGCAcagtgctgagggaggtgggcaggggtgcaggcagcgaGCCATGGCCTCCAtggggctgcaggtgctgggcatcGCCCTCTCCGTCATCGGCTGGTTGGCCACCATCctctgctgcgccttgcccatgTGGCGGGAGACGGCCTTCGTCGGCAACAACATCGTGACGGCGCAGATCATCTGGGAAGGGCTGTGGATGAACTGCGTGGTGCAGAGCACGGGGCAGATGCAGTGCAAGTTCTACGACTCCCTGCTGGCCCTGCCGCAGGATCTGCAAGCCGCCCGCGCCATGGTGGTGGTGGCCATCGTCTTGGCCGTCCTGGGCACCCTGCTCGCCGTCACCGGTGGCAAGTGCACCAACTGCGTGGAGGATGACACTGCCAAAGCCAAGGTCATGATCGTCTCCGGTATCATCTTCATCATCGCCGGTGTCCTGGTCCTCATCCCCATCTCTTGGTCGGCCAACAGCATCATCCAGGACTTCTACAACCCGATGGTCACTGACTCCCAGAAGCGGGACCTGGGCTCGTCCCTCTACGTGGGCTGGGCGGCctccgcgctgctgctgctgggaggggGGATCCTGTGCTGCACCTGCCCCCCCCGGGGCGAGAAGCCCTACTCTGCCAAGTTCACGGCCGCTCGCTCACTGCCAGCCAGTAACTACGTCTGAGGAGCCGCTGCGCCCCCCTGGACGCCCCCCAGCCTCCCCATGGAGTCGGGAGCTCCTGGGGCACCCCTGGACCACGGACCCCCCATGGCTGGGTGCAGGCCGGCGCCGAAGTGGTGCTGGGGCAGCGCGAGGGACGGCAGACAGAGCTGCCTTTGTTCACCGGGGGATGGAAGCTGGCTCTTTAATCTCGGTTGAGACGGAGAACAAGGCGATCCTGTCTTGGCTGCCTCCCCGGCAGGGTCCCGCTCCCCCTGGACCACCTGGTCATGGCATCTTCTCTGAGACACCGCCCGATACCCCCCCGGAGCATCTCCTGGCTCCCGGTATCGGGGTGTGCCGCGTGGTGACGCAACTCCCGGGGCTGTCCCATGGGTGACATGGGGCTCTCACTTGGTAAAACCCCCCCAGGATGCATCCCCTGGGGTGGAGAGCGGTGCTGACAGGGACAGCAAACCTGTTCCACACTATCATGGGGACTTGGTGGCTCTGCAAACCCGGTCAGGGGCTTGAGGGGTGACATGGGGGATCTCACCTGCTTGTACTCCCTGTCCCCCCTGTAAATTTTGATACTGACCTACTTTTGGGGCTCGCAGTGGCGGTACAGATGGTACAAACGTGTGATTTCTCGCAGTGGCTCTCCGGGGCGGGGGCATCATTATCCTGGGAGTGGGACGGCAGCGGCCGGGCTGGGAGAACCGGTCGGGGAggcgggagcggagcggagcgggtcTGTGCGCCAGCATGGAGGGGGCGACTCCGGGATCCTGACCCATGgggtgcccccagccccatagcccccTGGGCATCCCCGGGTGGGTTGTCTGGGGAAGGGGTGGCTTGCGGTGTCccctggggctgtgctgccatctgtccccatgtcacaACCTTCCCACATTAAACGGCAGCTGCTCAGCCCcatgtgctttgttttctttacctTCTCCAACACCCGCCTCGGTGATGGGACAGACCAGCGCTCCTGTGCCGCAGATCCCCATCCCCCTGCGACCCCCCCAAATCTGCTCTCCAGAGCCTCCTGCAATCCCAGCCCCTCAACCCCTGCTCTGTCACCCACCACTCCCCTCCCCGGGCCCCTGCTCCCCGGGGGTGACAGTGGGACCTCTGTGGCACAATGCCTTGGCAGCACCCGACATGGCATCGCGACTGCCCCCTGTCCTGACGTGATCTTCcaaaggaaggaggaaggtgACGGGTGCTGTTGAGGGCAGGTCGGGGTTTGCTGGCCCCAGGGCCACCCAGCAGCCCCGGCTGGGAGCTCCCCAGGGCCAGCGTGGGCAACGCTGGGTGTTTTGCCTATCTCGGTTCCTGCATGGCAAGCTGTGCTGCGGCGCAGCGGCGCTGAACCAGCTTGGGAACGTCCTTCCCTTGTGCCTCGGGGTGCACAGGGAtggtgggtgatgctgctgcCTGGCAAACACGAGGCTGTGGGTGTCTCATCTGGGTCTGGGGTCTCCCAGCTCTCCCATCCCTTCACTGGAAATGTTGGAAAATGCTCCCACAGCCCCGTTGTGCTGGGGGGTGGGTGGAAATGTGAGTGCGATGCCTTGGTGAGCGTTCCTGCCAGGATCCGTGGGGACACTGCTTGTCCCCACTGGGGGTGGCCTTGCACCCCATTTTGGGTGTCTCTTCtagtccaggtcccactggctgGGAAACAGTGCCCGTGATGGCTTCCCATTGTCCTGGCTCCCTGACCTTCCCAGCGGTTGGTCTCCCTTTCTCTGGGTGAGAGAACCTTTATTTTTGGGCCAAAGGGGCTTTCATGACCAGAGAATCAAAGCCCCAGCACTGGGTGTCAGTCTGGATGAAAGGGGAAAGAGCAGGGACAAAATGGGGGAGAAAGGACACAGAAACCGAAACCGGGACCAGAGAAACCGTGGTGAAACCTCCTGCGAGGCCAGAGGGTGCGCCGGGCACAGCCGATACCGCGCTGTTGTGTGTGGCTCATAAAAACTCAGCTGGTCCCGGCTGCCCAGCGCGGGTGTGAGCGCCCACGGGTGCACTCTGCCCTGCGGTGGTACCGTGGATCTGCTCTGTGTGGGGCTGAGCGGAGTCTGGGCCGCGTGTGACTCTGGTGGAGCCATTGGCGTGTCCAGCATGTCCCCTGGTACCTGCCACCCCTCTTACACGGGCGATGCCTGTGGGTCCGTAGCCCCTTGCCGGAGGTTTTCTCTTTCAGCGCTGGTCCCGGTGTGCGGGAAGAGCTGGTATCGCTGTAAGCGCTGAGCCCTGGCCCATTTCCAGCGCCACAGATGGGAATTCCCGGGTCCGAAGGGCGCTGCAGCACGGCTGCCAAGGGCGAAGCAGAACCTGCCCTTGAACCTGGAGCAGCTGGTGCCGTGGTgagagcaggggctgctgcccaGGACCCCGGTGCCCGGGGGGGTGAAGCACCAGCAATGGAACAGGGCATGGGGTGGGCGCTGTGGGGTGATCTGCAGCAGTGCCCCCTGTCACACATGTTCTCATGCCATCCTGCAGCAATGCCCCTTGTCACACATGTCCTCATGCCATCCTGCAGCAATGCCCCTTGCCACACTTGTCCCCATGTTGTCCTGCAGCAATGCCCCAGGTCACacgtgtccccacactgtcctgCATCTCTTCCCATCCAGATAGGGATGAAAACGCTCTCAGCATGGAGCCTACACTGTTCAGAAAGCACCCCTGGCTCTGGGGTGGTGTCGGTGACagttgtcccctgtccccacaggtgcTGTTGATGGCAACGATGACGATGCAGCTGGGTGGGCTGTTGCTGGCCGCCCTGGGCTGGCTGGGCTCCATCCTCACCTGCGCGCTGCCCATGTGGAAGGTGACGGCCTTCATCGGCTCCAACATCGTGGTGGCCCAGGTCTTCTGGGAAGGGCTGTGGATGAACTGCGTGTACGAGACCACGGGGCAGATGCAGTGCAAGGCCTACGACTCCCTGCTGGAGCTCACCTCGGACCTGCAAGCAGCTCGTGCCTTGGTGGTCACCTCCATCTTCGTGGCCCTCTTCGCCTTCCTCACGGCCGTCTCGGGCGCAGACTGCACCCGCTGTGTGGATGACAAGGATGCCAAGACCAGGATCTCCATTGTGGCAGGTGCCATCTTCGTCCTGGCCGGCATCATGCTGCTCATCCCTGTCTCCTGGTCTGCCAACAGCATCGTCACCAACTTCTACAACCCCATGGTGCCTGCAGCCCTCAAGCGGGAGCTGGGGGCTGCCCTCTACATCGGCTGGGCTGCCAGCGCTCTCCTGCTCTTTGGCGGTGCCATCCTGTGCTGCTCGGGACCCCCATCCCAGCAGGACACCTACCCCAAAGTGTACAGAGCGGTGAAGGGCTGCAGCCCCATGGCTTACCCCATGAAGGACTATGTCTGACCCGCCACGGCCGCTG
Encoded proteins:
- the LOC136110072 gene encoding claudin-4-like — protein: MASMGLQVLGIALSVIGWLATILCCALPMWRETAFVGNNIVTAQIIWEGLWMNCVVQSTGQMQCKFYDSLLALPQDLQAARAMVVVAIVLAVLGTLLAVTGGKCTNCVEDDTAKAKVMIVSGIIFIIAGVLVLIPISWSANSIIQDFYNPMVTDSQKRDLGSSLYVGWAASALLLLGGGILCCTCPPRGEKPYSAKFTAARSLPASNYV
- the LOC136110073 gene encoding claudin-4-like — encoded protein: MATMTMQLGGLLLAALGWLGSILTCALPMWKVTAFIGSNIVVAQVFWEGLWMNCVYETTGQMQCKAYDSLLELTSDLQAARALVVTSIFVALFAFLTAVSGADCTRCVDDKDAKTRISIVAGAIFVLAGIMLLIPVSWSANSIVTNFYNPMVPAALKRELGAALYIGWAASALLLFGGAILCCSGPPSQQDTYPKVYRAVKGCSPMAYPMKDYV